From Longimicrobiaceae bacterium, one genomic window encodes:
- the rpsD gene encoding 30S ribosomal protein S4 encodes MARYTGPVCKLCRREGQKLFLKGVKCFTEKCPVERRPYAPGQHGQSGGGRRKKASEYSHQLREKQKVKRIYGVSEKPFRNLFEKAAHQPGVTGENLLVGLESRLDNVVYRMGFGASRKEARQLITHRHVQVNGRTVDVASYAVAPGEEIRIAPKSKDILPVEASLAAKTKPTTVGWLAVDEGSRTGRMVGRPTRADIPLAVQEQLIVELYSK; translated from the coding sequence ATGGCCCGTTACACCGGACCTGTGTGCAAGCTGTGCCGCCGCGAGGGACAGAAGCTGTTCCTGAAGGGCGTCAAGTGCTTCACCGAGAAGTGCCCCGTCGAGCGCCGCCCCTACGCCCCCGGCCAGCACGGCCAGTCGGGCGGCGGACGCCGCAAGAAGGCCTCGGAGTACTCGCACCAGCTGCGCGAGAAGCAGAAGGTGAAGCGCATCTACGGCGTGTCCGAGAAGCCGTTCCGCAACCTGTTCGAGAAGGCCGCGCACCAGCCGGGCGTGACGGGCGAAAACCTGCTCGTGGGCCTCGAGAGCCGTCTGGACAACGTGGTGTATCGCATGGGCTTCGGCGCGTCCCGCAAGGAGGCACGCCAGCTCATCACGCACCGCCACGTGCAGGTCAACGGCCGCACGGTCGACGTGGCCAGCTACGCGGTGGCGCCGGGCGAGGAGATCCGCATCGCCCCCAAGAGCAAGGACATCCTGCCTGTGGAGGCCTCGCTGGCCGCCAAGACCAAGCCGACCACCGTCGGCTGGCTGGCGGTGGACGAGGGCAGCCGCACCGGCCGCATGGTCGGCCGCCCGACGCGCGCGGACATCCCGCTCGCCGTCCAGGAGCAGCTGATCGTCGAACTCTACAGCAAGTAA
- the rpsK gene encoding 30S ribosomal protein S11 — MAKPKQGAARPKTKRHVESEGIAFVKATFNNTIVTITDMAGNSVVWGSAGKAGFKGSKKSTPFAATVAAEQCAREAMQLGVKRVHVRVQGPGSGRESAIQALAASGIGIRSIRDVTPIPHNGCRPPKKRRV; from the coding sequence ATGGCCAAGCCGAAGCAGGGCGCCGCTCGTCCCAAGACGAAGCGCCACGTGGAGAGCGAGGGCATCGCCTTCGTGAAGGCGACCTTCAACAACACCATCGTCACCATCACCGACATGGCCGGCAACTCGGTCGTGTGGGGGAGCGCCGGCAAGGCGGGGTTCAAGGGCTCGAAGAAGTCGACCCCGTTCGCCGCCACCGTCGCCGCCGAGCAGTGCGCCCGCGAGGCGATGCAGCTGGGCGTGAAGCGCGTGCACGTGCGCGTGCAAGGCCCCGGATCGGGCCGCGAGTCGGCCATCCAGGCGCTCGCCGCCTCGGGGATCGGCATCCGCTCGATCCGCGACGTGACGCCGATCCCGCACAACGGCTGCCGCCCGCCCAAGAAGCGCCGCGTCTGA
- the rpsM gene encoding 30S ribosomal protein S13: protein MARIAGVDLPREKRIEIGLTYIFGIGRPTARKIVEEAGVSPDERVHRLSDDDINKLRRVIDARYRVEGVLRSEIARNIKRLMDIGSYRGMRHRRGLPVRGQRTHTNARTKKGPRRAIAGKKKPGKK, encoded by the coding sequence ATGGCCCGCATTGCCGGTGTCGATCTTCCCCGCGAGAAGCGGATTGAGATCGGCCTTACGTACATTTTCGGAATCGGCCGGCCCACGGCGCGCAAGATCGTCGAAGAGGCGGGCGTGAGCCCCGACGAGCGCGTCCACCGCCTGTCGGACGACGACATCAACAAGCTGCGCCGCGTGATCGACGCCCGCTACCGGGTGGAGGGCGTCCTGCGCTCCGAGATCGCGCGCAACATCAAGCGGCTGATGGACATCGGCTCGTATCGCGGCATGCGCCACCGGCGCGGCCTGCCTGTGCGTGGCCAGCGTACGCACACGAACGCCCGCACCAAGAAGGGCCCGCGTCGCGCCATCGCCGGCAAGAAGAAGCCGGGCAAGAAGTAG
- the rpmJ gene encoding 50S ribosomal protein L36, with protein sequence MKVRASVKPICEHCKVIKRRGIVRIICKKNPRHKQRQG encoded by the coding sequence ATGAAGGTCCGCGCGAGTGTCAAGCCGATCTGCGAGCACTGCAAGGTGATCAAGCGGCGTGGGATTGTTCGCATCATCTGCAAGAAGAACCCGCGCCACAAGCAGCGCCAGGGTTAA
- the map gene encoding type I methionyl aminopeptidase, protein MIHLKAPDEIDAMARAGAIIADLYRALAAEVRPGRTTLELDRFAEEFIRGHAGAVPAFKGLYGFPATLCISVNHEVVHGIPSSRRRLVEGDVVSLDCGVKLDGFFADAAVTLPVDEVSPEAERLLERTRHALEMGIAEAHPGRRLGDIGGAIQEVAEAAGFGIVRELVGHGVGREPHEEPQVPNYGKRGRGLKLVEGMVLAIEPMLNAGTASVRTLPDRWTVVTADRRISAHFEHTVAVTAGGPRILTL, encoded by the coding sequence GTGATCCACCTCAAGGCGCCGGACGAGATCGACGCCATGGCGCGGGCGGGGGCGATCATCGCCGATCTGTACCGCGCACTCGCGGCCGAGGTGAGGCCGGGGCGCACCACGCTGGAGCTGGACCGCTTCGCCGAGGAGTTCATTCGCGGCCACGCGGGCGCGGTGCCGGCCTTCAAGGGCCTGTACGGCTTCCCGGCCACGCTGTGCATCAGCGTGAACCACGAGGTGGTGCACGGCATCCCCTCTTCGCGCCGCCGGCTGGTGGAGGGCGACGTGGTGAGCCTGGACTGCGGCGTGAAGCTGGACGGCTTCTTCGCCGACGCGGCGGTGACGCTGCCGGTCGACGAGGTCTCGCCCGAGGCGGAGCGGCTGCTGGAGCGCACGCGTCACGCGCTGGAGATGGGCATCGCCGAGGCTCACCCCGGCAGGCGCCTGGGCGACATCGGCGGCGCGATCCAGGAGGTGGCCGAGGCCGCGGGCTTCGGCATCGTCCGCGAGCTGGTGGGGCACGGCGTGGGGCGCGAGCCGCACGAGGAGCCGCAGGTCCCCAACTACGGGAAGCGCGGCCGCGGCCTCAAGCTGGTGGAGGGCATGGTGCTGGCGATCGAGCCGATGCTCAACGCCGGCACTGCTTCGGTCCGCACGCTGCCCGACCGGTGGACGGTGGTGACCGCCGACCGCCGCATCTCCGCTCACTTCGAGCACACGGTGGCGGTCACGGCCGGCGGGCCGCGCATCCTCACCCTCTGA